From Rutidosis leptorrhynchoides isolate AG116_Rl617_1_P2 chromosome 3, CSIRO_AGI_Rlap_v1, whole genome shotgun sequence, a single genomic window includes:
- the LOC139900867 gene encoding putative receptor-like protein kinase At5g39000 has product MTFSTSDREEYTPPSSSSVQGSQPCCRFEFDEILLATKNFNESLVIGHGGFGKVYKGIIMIGSSLVKAAIKRLDSMSNQGAAEFWAEVETLSMLRHFNLVSLLGYCNHEREMILVYEYMPNGTLADHLHKLGTPLSWLRRLKICIGAGRGLHYLHTGTGIKVGVIHRDIKSSNILLNESWAAKIADLGLSKISPINQPSTCVDKIVKGTFGYLDPDYYATGMLTRKLDVYAFGVVLLEVLCRKRAVDRSLDEDQWGLAIWIQERIKEGNLRHIIDYDIRGQISPESLKVFVRVAERCLHSNPKQRPTMAEILLSLESALILQDKFNIPFEGFRKTISGRIVDLLPCSFKGKISDIYYDPYRSESKFSSDCKTINETAVSTDLADNTLLPETIENSADSRNRSLVIFEFDDLKKATRNFSLDLFIGRGGFGYVFLGWVDTNTHAPVESSDDGVAVAVKRLSIDSLQGLEEWQSSITI; this is encoded by the exons ATGACCTTTTCTACTAGTGATAGAGAAGAGTATACACCACCCTCTTCATCCTCAGTTCAAGGGTCACAACCATGCTGTCGTTTTGAATTTGATGAGATTCTGCTagcaacaaaaaacttcaatgaaTCTTTAGTAATAGGTCATGGAGGTTTTGGAAAAGTTTACAAAGGTATAATTATGATTGGATCAAGTCTTGTTAAAGCTGCCATTAAACGATTAGATTCTATGTCTAATCAAGGAGCAGCTGAGTTTTGGGCAGAAGTTGAAACTCTTTCTATGTTACGACACTTCAATCTTGTATCTTTGTTAGGTTATTGTAATCATGAAAGAGAAATGATTCTTGTGTATGAATATATGCCGAACGGAACACTTGCGGATCATCTACATAAACTTGGTACCCCTCTCTCTTGGCTTCGACGACTCAAGATTTGTATAGGTGCGGGTCGTGGGTTACACTACCTTCACACGGGTACAGGAATTAAGGTTGGAGTCATACATCGTGATATTAAGAGCTCTAATATTTTGTTGAATGAAAGTTGGGCAGCTAAAATTGCAGACTTAGGGTTGTCGAAAATAAGCCCTATAAATCAGCCATCAACTTGTGTTGATAAAATTGTTAAAGGGACTTTTGGGTATCTAGATCCTGATTATTATGCAACTGGAATGCTAACAAGAAAGTTGGACGTGTATGCTTTTGGGGTGGTATTGTTAGAAGTGTTGTGTCGAAAGCGTGCAGTGGATAGAAGTCTTGATGAAGATCAATGGGGTTTAGCAATTTGGATTCAAGAACGTATCAAAGAAGGAAATTTAAGGCATATTATAGATTATGATATAAGGGGTCAAATATCACCTGAATCTTTAAAGGTGTTTGTTCGGGTAGCAGAGAGATGTTTGCATAGCAATCCAAAGCAACGACCAACCATGGCCGAGATCTTGTTGAGTCTTGAATCTGCACTCATCTTACAAGATAAATTCAATATTCCGTTCGAaggttttagaaaaacaatatctgGTAGAATTGTTGATTTGCTTCCATGTTCCTTTAAGGGAAAGATTTCAGATATATATTATGATCCTT ATAGAAGTGAGTCAAAGTTCTCAAGTGATTGCAAGACCATCAATGAAACTGCAGTTAGTACTGATCTTGCTGACAACACCTTGTTACCAGAGACAATAGAAAATTCTGCAGATTCACGCAATCGAAGCCTTGTTATATTTGAGTTTGATGATTTAAAAAAGGCTACAAGAAACTTTAGTCTAGATTTGTTCATAGGTAGAGGAGGTTTTGGATATGTTTTTTTGGGTTGGGTTGACACAAACACGCATGCCCCAGTAGAATCATCTGATGATGGAGTTGCTGTTGCTGTTAAAAGGCTTAGTATAGACAGCCTTCAAGGACTGGAAGAATGGCAATCAAGTATCACAATATAA
- the LOC139902784 gene encoding probable tRNA N6-adenosine threonylcarbamoyltransferase, mitochondrial codes for MASLVPTVSCAISRLNLFTELSHNYCASRFLRTLSSKLRPKISMNPHKSFKSSISSLNFNSSTSNCSKTLGSNHLFNDNLIVLGIETSCDDTAAAVVRGDGEILSQVISSQAELLARYGGVAPKMAEEAHSQVIDQVVQDALDKANLTETDLSAVAVTIGPGLSLCLRVGVQKARKIAATYQLPYVGVHHMEAHALVARLCDRDLQFPFMALLISGGHNLLVLARDLGHYLQLGTTIDDAIGEAYDKTAKWLGLDLRRSGGPAIEELALLGDANSIKFSVPMKQHKDCNFSYAGLKTQVKLSIESKHIDAAIQFSSASIEDQNLRADIAASFQRVAVLHLEEKCERAIQWALEIEPSIKHLVVSGGVASNQYVRVRLHEVVARNSLQLVCPPPSLCTDNGVMIAWTGIENFRLGRFDPPPPALEPEDCQLDLRPRWPLGEEYGRGRSVARSMRTARIHPSLTSLNQASQP; via the exons ATGGCGTCGCTAGTTCCGACTGTTTCGTGTGCAATATCGCGCCTAAATCTATTTACAGAATTATCCCATAATTATTGTGCAAGCAGATTTCTGAGAACGTTATCATCAAAATTAAGACCTAAAATCTCGATGAATCCTCACAAGTCATTCAAATCTTCAATTTCATCCCTTAATTTTAACTCTAGTACATCGAATTGTTCGAAAACCCTAGGTTCGAACCACCTATTTAATGACAATTTGATTGTTTTGGGAATCGAGACCAGCTGTGATGATACTGCGGCTGCTGTT GTTAGGGGCGATGGTGAGATCCTCAGTCAAGTTATATCTTCTCAG GCAGAACTGCTTGCACGATATGGAGGAGTCGCTCCTAAAATGGCAGAAGAAGCGCATTCCCAGGTGATTGACCAG GTTGTACAGGACGCGCTTGATAAGGCTAACTTGACCGAAACAGATCTGTCTGCTGTTGCCGTTACTATCGGTCCTGGACTGAGTCTGTGTCTACGAG TTGGTGTACAGAAAGCTAGGAAAATTGCTGCTACATACCAGTTGCCATACGTTGGCGTGCATCACATGGAAGCTCATGCTTTAGTAGCGAG GTTGTGTGACAGAGATTTACAGTTTCCTTTCATGGCTCTTCTTATATCAG gAGGGCATAACCTTTTAGTTCTTGCACGCGATCTTGGTCATTACTTACAACTCGGGACTACAATTGATGATGCAATTGGTGAAGCATATGACAAGACTGCAAAGTGGCTTGGTCTTGATTTGAGAAGAAGTGGGGGGCCCGCCATAGAGGAACTTGCTTTGCTGGGTGATGCTAATTCTATAAAATTCTCT GTTCCAATGAAACAACATAAAGATTGCAATTTCTCGTATGCCGGTTTAAAGACTCAAGTGAAGCTTTCTATTGAATCCAAACATAT TGATGCTGCGATTCAGTTTTCTTCTGCAAGTATTGAAGATCAGAACCTACGAGCTGATATTGCAGCCTCTTTTCAG AGGGTTGCTGTATTGCATCTTGAAGAAAAGTGTGAACGGGCTATCCAATGGGCGTTGGAGATTGAACCCTCAATTAAACATTTG GTTGTCTCAGGAGGTGTTGCATCAAATCAGTACGTCAGGGTTCGGCTCCATGAGGTCGTTGCAAGAAACTCCCTTCAACTTGTCTGTCCTCCACCGAGCCTCTGTACAGACAAtg GTGTCATGATTGCCTGGACAGGCATTGAGAACTTTCGCTTGGGAAGATTTGATCCTCCACCACCCGCCCTTGAACCCGAGGACTGTCAG CTTGATTTGAGACCGAGGTGGCCATTGGGTGAGGAATATGGTAGAGGAAGAAGTGTAGCTCGGTCAATGAGAACAGCGCGTATCCATCCATCGCTTACATCACTTAACCAAGCTTCTCAACCTTAA